Within the Acidobacteriota bacterium genome, the region GTAGTGTAGGTAATAAATCTTTTTCCATCGAATCTGGAAAGACCTCCTTCACTTGTGCCAAACCATAAATATCCCTGAAATCTTGATATACACCAGATAGTACCTTTGCCTAATCCATCATTGAAAGTATAATTTCTGAATGTCTTTCCATTAAATTGGCTGAGCCCATTATTCGTTCCAACCCAGAGAATTTCATTGTCTTTTAATATAGCTCTAACTGTATTATTAATTAAACCATCTGAGACCGTGTAGGTAATAAATTCAGCTCCATTATATTTTACCAATCCCCCACCAGTACCCAACCAGATATACCCTTTACTATCTTGTAAAATGCACCAGACCTGAGCGCTTGGCAAGCCATCTTTAGTGGTATAATTCCTTATATGAAGTCCCTGGGCTAAAATAATATTTTCTAAGACTAAAATTGAAAAAAGGAGGGAATATTTTTTATCATTCTTTTTAATATGGAATCACCTCAACTCTTCATTTATAATATAATAATTAAAACATAAATTTTCAATATGTAGACTTATTTTCCTTTAATTTAATCTTACTAATTGGTCTTTTTAGCATTTGACATCAATTTCTTCCTGTGATATAAACAAAAGATTGATACAGAGCGAGAATCAAAAATATCCACGTCCAAAAAAGAAGACTTTCTATCTAAGGGCGTAAACCTAATTTTTTAAGGTTTGCAATTATGAGTATCGGAGCAAAAGAGGCTTTAGAACTTCTTAAAGCTGAAGGGCGAGAATTTTTTGAACTCATGCATACTGCAAATACTAAGAGAATTGAAAACAAGGGAAACGAAATTTCCTTATGCGGAATTGTAAATGCAAAGAGTGGTCTATGCGGTGAAGACTGTAGCTTTTGTGCCCAATCAGTACATCATGATACTGATGTAAAAACTTATCCGCTTTTAGGAGAAACGGAAATTTTAAGAGCCGCCAGGGAAGCTCAAGATAATGGCGTGAGGGAATTTTCAATCGTTACAAGTGGTAAAGGCATTCGTAGAAAGAAGGAAATCGAGTCATTAAAAAAAACTATCAGTGAGATTGCAAAAAAATTGAAATTGGAGCGCTGTTCTTCTCTCGGAATCGTAAGGAGAGAAACCCTCCTTGCCCTTAAAGAAGCCGGGCTTCAATCCTATCATCACAATCTTGAAACAGCACGGTCATTCTTCCCGAAAATCTGTACAACTCGTTCCTACGATGAGAATATTAAGGTTGTTATCAATGCAAAAGAATTGGGGCTTAAGGTTTGCTGTGGAGGGATTTTTGGAATGGGAGAAAGTGATGAGCAAATTGTGGAATTCGTTCAGACACTTAATGAACTTGATATTGATAGTATTCCAATAAATTTCTTAAATCCTATACCAAAAACCCCGTTAGCTAATACAAATTTCCTCAATCCGGAAAGGTGTCTTAAAATAATTGCTGTTATACGGATTCTTTTCCCAAAAAAGGACATTTTTGTCTGTGGAGGAAGAGAGGTGAACTTAAGGCAACTCCAACCTCTTATCTTTCTGGCTGGTGCTAATGGAATGATTACTGGAAACTACCTCACTACCAAGGGAAGAGGATACCTTGCTGACATGGAAATGATAAATGACATGGGGCTCAAAGTAAAGGGATATGAGAGAACATAAATTTAAAGACCAACTAAAGATTGAATTAAGAAAGCTTGCATCTAAAAATCTTTTAAGAGATATGGTGGAAATTTCAAGTCCACAGGGGAGTAATGTTAGTATCATGGGAAGGAATTTCTTGCTTTTCTGCAGTAATAACTATCTCGGGCTTGCAAATCATCCCGATATCATAAGAGCTTCAATTGAATATGCCAAGCGCTACGGCGTTGGCAGTGGAGCGAGTCGTCTGATATCCGGAACAATGACCCCTCATGTTGAGCTTGAGGAGAAATTAAAGAAATTTTTGAGTGCTGAGAAAACTCTTCTATTCAATAGCGGTTATCATGCGAATGTTGGAACAATCTCGGCCATCGCTCAAGAAGGGGACACAATATTTTCTGACGAGCTCAATCACGCGAGCATAATTGACGGCTGCAGACTCTCAAAAGCAAAATGCATTATTTACCCTCACAGAAATGTTGAAGTGCTAGAGAATTTGATGAAGAAGGAAAGGAAAAGAAATGGGAAGGGGAAATCCATTATCGTAAGTGAAAGTTTATTCAGCATGGATGGGAACATTGCACCAATTGTGGAGCTTGTCGCTCTGAAGAAGAGATTTGGTGCAGTGCTCATTCTTGACGAAGCACATGCTTTTGGGGTAATAGGAAAAGGGGGGAAAGGTGTGGCTGAGCAAAATGGGGTTGAAAGAGAGGTTGATATTAAAATAGGAACACTCGGAAAAGCATTTGGATGTTTTGGGGCTTTCGTAGTTTCAGATGCAACTACAATCAATTTTTTAATGAACAAAGCACGATCTTTCATCTACACAACATCCTTGCCTCCTCCCATTGTTGGTGCGGCGATAAAAGCAATTTCTCTCGCAGAAGAAGCTGAAGACAAGAGAATACAAATAAGAAAAAATATTGAGCAAATAAGAGGTGCGCTCAGCAATCTTAATGGAATAAAAGTAGAAAATCATATATTCACGATTATTTTTGGAAGTTCAAAACAGGCCCTAATGCAAGCATGGAAACTATTTGAAAAAGGCATATTTGCGCAATCAATAAGACCACCAACAGTAAAACCAGGAACAGCCAGAATAAGATTTTCCATCACTTCAGAACATAAGGAAGAGGATATATATTTTCTGACTCAAAGTCTTTTCTCAATATTTAATTAAACGCTCATGAGTCAGAGGCTCGTAAAGAAGCATGAAAATATTATTCCTCCTCCCTGCATCTCAAATAAAAGAGTGAGAGGGTAAGGGTATTTGCGGATTGAAGTTACAAAAGAGTTCAGAAAAAAAGCGCCTAATTGAATGGGATAAACGCTACATCTGGCATCCATTCACACAAATGTCAGAATGGCTTGCCTCTGAGCCTCTCATCATAGAAAAAGCTGAAGGGAACTACCTAATTGACATTGAAGGTAGACGCTACCTTGACGGTGTCTCATCTTTGTGGGTGAACAGATGGGGACACAATAACAGAGAAATCAACTCTGCCATCGTAAAGCAGATTGAGAATGTTTCCCACACAACTTTTTTAGGACTATCCTCCCCTGCCCCTATAATACTCGCAAAAATGCTCACAGAGTTTCTGCCCAAAAGCCTGTCAAAAGTTTTTTTCTCCGATAATGGTTCAACTGCAGTGGAAGTCGCCCTGAAGATTTCATTCCAGTACTGGCAAAATAAGGGAGGTAAGGCAACAAAAAAGACAAAGTTTGTATCACTCAAATATGGCTATCATGGGGACACTATTGGCGTGGTATCTATTGGAGGGATTGACCTTTTTCACAAAATTTATCGTCCCCTCCTTTTTGAGTCTTACAAAGTTGAATCCCCATATTGCTACAGATGCGCATATAGTCTGAATCCCATAGACTGTGACCTTCGCTGTGCAAACTATGTTGAAGAAATCTTTGCAGAAAGAAAAAGTGAGATAGCCGCTCTCATTATGGAGCCTTTAGTTCAAGCTGCAGGAGGGATAATTGTGCATCCGAAAGGCTTCCTGAAGAGAATTTCGGAATTTTGTGCTGAGTATGGCGTACTACTTATTCTGGATGAAGTTGCAACAGGTTTTGGAATAACTGGAAGCCTTTTTGCCTTTGAACAGGAAAATGTCATCCCTGACATTTTATGCATTGCAAAAGCGCTTTCAGGTGGATATCTTCCAATTGCGGCAACCATTACCAGCGAAAAAATCTTCCGAGAATTTTTGGGACTCTATTCGGAAAAAACTTTTTTCCACGGACATACATACACCGCAAATCCTTTGGCAGCAGCCGCAGGAATTGCAAATCTAAAACTTTTTAGGAATGTCACCAAAATCAAAAAAAAGATTTTGGTTTTCCAACAACTTCTTACACGGTTAAAGAACTTTCCTTTTGTAGGTGATATAAGACAGAAAGGATTAATTGCAGGGATTGAACTTGTGGCAAACAAAGAAACCAAAGAAGAATTTCCAATCGAAGAGAGAGTTGGGCACAAAGTTTGTATGAAAGTTAGAGAAAAGGGAGTAATCCTTAGGCCTCTCGGAAATGTCATCGTAATTATTCCGCCTCTATCCATAAAGGAGGTAGAATTAAAAAAAATAATTGATGCCATTAGATGGGCATTGGAAGAAACTTTCAAAGGGCTGAAAGGGAAGTGATGGGAGGGGGCGTTTTCATCACAGGAACTGACACAAATGTGGGAAAGACTTTTGTGGTTTGTGCTCTCGGACACGCATTGAAAAAAAAATTTTCCAATCTATTTTATTTTAAGCCAATAGAAACTGGCTGCAGGAAAAGAGGCGGAAAGCTCATCCCCTCTGACACAATAAGTGTATTAAACTCCCTTCGATTGAAGATGCCTATCAGTCAGGCATCCCCCATAAGATTTGTAACTCCAGCGGCTCCCTATATCTCGGCTAAAGTTGAACACAAAAAAATATCTATAAGAAGAATCCTTAGCTGCTACAAAAAAATCAGAAAAAAAAGTGATTTTGTTATTGTTGAAGGAGCAGGTGGAATTAATGTTCCAATAACAGAAGACTATTTTTACATAGATTTGATCAACGATATGAAAATTCCAGCGCTTCTCGTAGTAAAAGAAAAATTGGGAATGATAAATCATACCCTTTTAACTCTTGAAGGATTAAGCTCCAGAGGAGTAGAAGTGGTCGGCGTTATTTTTAACCGAAGCGAGAACTACAAATATCAAAAAGACGAGTATGAATTAAGGTCCAAAGACATTGAATTCATAGCCAACCACGCCGGGATTAAAATTTTAGTTAGAATACCATTTGTAAAGGAAAGAAAAAACATCCAGGAAATTCCAGAGGTGCTTAAGCCTATCATTTTAAATCTATGTCTTCAGAAAATCTCTTTATAATCTTCAGAGAAAGAACCAGAGTAATAGTTCTATAATCAATTTTCTTCTGGGGCACCATATATCTTTTCCACTAATCAAGCATATAGTCTATTGCATTCAATTTTCCTTTCTTTTGTGTTGTTACTTTTTCAGAGTTTCTGGAGATGATAAGTGTAGCTATCCTTTATAAATTCCTTTTTTCTCTTATAATTTGTTATATATTGCCCACAGTTACTGCCAATATAATTCTCTTCCAATTCTCCTATGCTCAGGAGAACCTCATAGCCAGCTCTACATAGGGCATCAATTATTGGGTATTCCTTTTTCTCTGGCAAAATATGGGAAGATATTTTATTTTTGGTCGCCTGATGTGTAGGATTTACTGGAGTTATCTTGATTAAAAATTTATCTGGGTTAAAATGGTGTAAAAGAATATCTGGGTTAACAGGCATCCCATTAGCCAAAGCAAAATTAAGGGCTATTTTTCTGTCACCCTTTTCATAAAATATATCTCCGTATTCTGCCATTTTTCCAAAATCCCATTTTTTTACAGGAACAAGCCACTTCCTTAATTTTACATCTGTGGTATGAATAGAGAACTGAAATTGAAATTTTCCTCTATAATATCTCTTTTTAATATCCAGCAATCTTTTAAAAAATTTATCTGTCCCCTCAGGTGCAATTGTAGAAATAGATGGTATAAGCCCAGGAGCATTGCATAAATCAGGGAGCTCCATAAGTACATCAAGGACATCTTGATTAAAGGCTGGTTCCCCCATTCTTGCAAATTGAATCTTAAACTTTTCAACAGACACTCTCCTTTCAGGGAAACGCATTTTTATTAGATAATCAATCTGAAATACTATCTCATCTTTAGAAAGCTTTCCCTGAAAATTACCCCCAGCATCACAAAAGCGACAGCTTACCGGGCAACCATACAAGGTGGATACAATCAAAACCCATTTCTTTTCTCGTGGCAGTGGAGGTTGAACCGATTCAACAAATTCTATTTGTTTACCTTTATCCATTTCTGCGATATAGATCATGGCAATATCTTCTCTTCCAACTTTTGCAACTATCTTCATGAGTTTTCTCCTATTATTTTTTTGTGAATTTCCATAGCAGATTTAACACCATCTCCTACACAAATAGCAGTTTGTCTATAGACTTCATTTTTAACATCACCCACCATAAAAAGCATTTTTACCTTTATAAGTTTTTCAAATTTTTTCTTAAGATTAATACTCAAAAAATCAAGATGAGGCCTTCTTCCAATAGAGATAACCAGATAATCTACATAGATTTGCTCTTTTTTCCAGTTTCCATAATGATTACAAATTATCAGTAGCCCATTCTCTACATCTTTTATTTCCTCCACATTAATGCTATCCAAATAGGAAATATTCTCGGTTTTCATACATCTATTCCATAAGGCAGGAATACACCTCGCTTTATTATTCTTGTTTAAGATTATAACCTCATTCCTTTGAGAGAGAGTAAGAGCATAATCGAATGCTCCATCACCACCTCCAATAATCGCAATCTTCTTGTTTATTGCTTCAGCCATAGAATGAATCTCATAAAATACTCGGTTTTTGAGCTCTTCTGGGATTTTTGGAACTGAAAGTCTCAGAGACTCTGTGCCAGAGGCAATAACTACAATGCGAGAGATTATTGTTCTTTTATCAGTGCGAACAAAAAATACTTTGTTCATATAATCGAGTTCTAACACCTCCTCAAAATGGACTTTAATTCCAGCATTTTCCAGTTGTTTTCTAAAAAGTTTTACAAGTTCTTGTCCAGGAATTCCCTCTGGAAAGCCAGGATAGTTCTCTACCAAATTAGCATTCCTTAGAAGTCCACCAATTTCATCTTTTTCTAAAAGAATGGGTTCAATTTCATAACGCTTTAGCTGAATTGCTGTTGCTATTCCTGAGGGTCCTGCCCCTATTATAACCACATCGTTAATATCCAATTTAAGATGCCTCTAAGCATTTTTGTAGTTCTTTAATGAGAATAGGTATGGAAAAACCATGAGACAGATTAAGGAAAGCCGCCCAATGAAATTCTTGGCTATAGGTTGCAGTCCCATCTATCGGGAAAAAGACCCTATAACCTCTAACAAAGGCAGATCTTGCTGTTGTCTCACAGCAAAGGTGCGTCATTACTCCAGTTATTACAACCTGTGTTACCCCTTTTTCTTTTAGCAAATTTTCAAGGGGTGTATTGTAGAATGCGTCATATTGCGTCTTTTTGATAACTATTGCCCTGGGAAGACTAAACTCAGGAATAATCTCACTCAAGACATTTTCTTCCATTATCAAATCTTTCCACCATTCTCTCATAAGCTTTGCATCCCGATGATTGTTAAGATGGCGCGTTAAGATAACTGGCAGATTCGCTTTGAGGAAGGCATTCGATAGATCTTTAATCCTTGGTATAATTGGTAAAGAGCTTGGAACATAGGCATGGGAGCTTCCATCGAGAAAATATCGTTGCATGTCAAGAATTAAAAGGGCAGAATGCTCAGGAATGAAGGTAATTTTGTGTTGTTCTCTATATTTCCTCAATTTCTGAAGCATTTGCCAAGATCTTTCATCAATAGTTTCCGAACTAAAATAACTTTCTCTCATTTAATCTTCCTCGCTATTATGAAGACGTATTTTCTTTCGATTAGTAATTAGAATTTCATATTTTAATTTATCAAGATTTAACACTTCTATTTCTTTTATGACATTTCCTTTCTCTTCGTCTTTAAATTGACCTGCCTTTATTTCCATTCTTAAAATTTTATCATTTTTCTTTTTTTTATTAAACAATATGAATTCTGAAAGACCTCACTACATAATACAATAATATTTGACCCTTCCTGAGTCCTTAGAAATAATTAAAATTCCTACCGAAAATAATTTTAGTTTGAATATCTAAATCATTAGATTCTGAAAATATCTGAATTTAAAATATATTTTTTATTGAATGGAAAAAATTTTGAAGTTATTGAATCTTTTTTTATTTAATTTGTCTTCTAATATAATATAAAGAGAATAATTTCCAGGTTTTAATTCAACTGGGTCAAATTCAACCAAATATATAATTTTGGTTTGCTGTTCGATTTGATTTAAAATTTTGCAACTAATACTTTTACTTTCTCCTGTGGACAAATTAACTAAAAATGTAAGAATGTTAAACTCAGGTTTAATTTCGTTTTCTTCTTTTTCAAATCTTATAACTGCAAATAGATTTGAACTCCCTGGGATATATACTCCAATCAAAGGAATAAATTCACTTTGATTGAATGGATAAGGCTCTTCATGGAAAGGGTAATTCTTGGTATGTTTATATCTATCGGAGGTAAAACCCGCTAAGAAATTTTGATTGGTGTTTTTTATAAGTAAAAGAGGTTGAGAAAGTCTTCTATTTCCTCCTTCATCTGAGGCCTTAAAAGATATCGATGCTTTTCCTGATTTTCCCGTTGAAAGATTCCTTATTACAATTCTAAAGAGATTTTCACCTTTTTTCACAGGTAGAATATTATAAAAAAATAAATTTTGTCCTCTATAATAAGA harbors:
- a CDS encoding isochorismatase family protein, whose protein sequence is MRESYFSSETIDERSWQMLQKLRKYREQHKITFIPEHSALLILDMQRYFLDGSSHAYVPSSLPIIPRIKDLSNAFLKANLPVILTRHLNNHRDAKLMREWWKDLIMEENVLSEIIPEFSLPRAIVIKKTQYDAFYNTPLENLLKEKGVTQVVITGVMTHLCCETTARSAFVRGYRVFFPIDGTATYSQEFHWAAFLNLSHGFSIPILIKELQKCLEAS
- a CDS encoding radical SAM protein gives rise to the protein MKIVAKVGREDIAMIYIAEMDKGKQIEFVESVQPPLPREKKWVLIVSTLYGCPVSCRFCDAGGNFQGKLSKDEIVFQIDYLIKMRFPERRVSVEKFKIQFARMGEPAFNQDVLDVLMELPDLCNAPGLIPSISTIAPEGTDKFFKRLLDIKKRYYRGKFQFQFSIHTTDVKLRKWLVPVKKWDFGKMAEYGDIFYEKGDRKIALNFALANGMPVNPDILLHHFNPDKFLIKITPVNPTHQATKNKISSHILPEKKEYPIIDALCRAGYEVLLSIGELEENYIGSNCGQYITNYKRKKEFIKDSYTYHLQKL
- the bioA gene encoding adenosylmethionine--8-amino-7-oxononanoate transaminase, which codes for MKLQKSSEKKRLIEWDKRYIWHPFTQMSEWLASEPLIIEKAEGNYLIDIEGRRYLDGVSSLWVNRWGHNNREINSAIVKQIENVSHTTFLGLSSPAPIILAKMLTEFLPKSLSKVFFSDNGSTAVEVALKISFQYWQNKGGKATKKTKFVSLKYGYHGDTIGVVSIGGIDLFHKIYRPLLFESYKVESPYCYRCAYSLNPIDCDLRCANYVEEIFAERKSEIAALIMEPLVQAAGGIIVHPKGFLKRISEFCAEYGVLLILDEVATGFGITGSLFAFEQENVIPDILCIAKALSGGYLPIAATITSEKIFREFLGLYSEKTFFHGHTYTANPLAAAAGIANLKLFRNVTKIKKKILVFQQLLTRLKNFPFVGDIRQKGLIAGIELVANKETKEEFPIEERVGHKVCMKVREKGVILRPLGNVIVIIPPLSIKEVELKKIIDAIRWALEETFKGLKGK
- a CDS encoding 8-amino-7-oxononanoate synthase encodes the protein MREHKFKDQLKIELRKLASKNLLRDMVEISSPQGSNVSIMGRNFLLFCSNNYLGLANHPDIIRASIEYAKRYGVGSGASRLISGTMTPHVELEEKLKKFLSAEKTLLFNSGYHANVGTISAIAQEGDTIFSDELNHASIIDGCRLSKAKCIIYPHRNVEVLENLMKKERKRNGKGKSIIVSESLFSMDGNIAPIVELVALKKRFGAVLILDEAHAFGVIGKGGKGVAEQNGVEREVDIKIGTLGKAFGCFGAFVVSDATTINFLMNKARSFIYTTSLPPPIVGAAIKAISLAEEAEDKRIQIRKNIEQIRGALSNLNGIKVENHIFTIIFGSSKQALMQAWKLFEKGIFAQSIRPPTVKPGTARIRFSITSEHKEEDIYFLTQSLFSIFN
- the bioB gene encoding biotin synthase BioB; its protein translation is MSIGAKEALELLKAEGREFFELMHTANTKRIENKGNEISLCGIVNAKSGLCGEDCSFCAQSVHHDTDVKTYPLLGETEILRAAREAQDNGVREFSIVTSGKGIRRKKEIESLKKTISEIAKKLKLERCSSLGIVRRETLLALKEAGLQSYHHNLETARSFFPKICTTRSYDENIKVVINAKELGLKVCCGGIFGMGESDEQIVEFVQTLNELDIDSIPINFLNPIPKTPLANTNFLNPERCLKIIAVIRILFPKKDIFVCGGREVNLRQLQPLIFLAGANGMITGNYLTTKGRGYLADMEMINDMGLKVKGYERT
- the bioD gene encoding dethiobiotin synthase codes for the protein MGIGRNFQRAEREVMGGGVFITGTDTNVGKTFVVCALGHALKKKFSNLFYFKPIETGCRKRGGKLIPSDTISVLNSLRLKMPISQASPIRFVTPAAPYISAKVEHKKISIRRILSCYKKIRKKSDFVIVEGAGGINVPITEDYFYIDLINDMKIPALLVVKEKLGMINHTLLTLEGLSSRGVEVVGVIFNRSENYKYQKDEYELRSKDIEFIANHAGIKILVRIPFVKERKNIQEIPEVLKPIILNLCLQKISL
- a CDS encoding NAD(P)/FAD-dependent oxidoreductase; its protein translation is MDINDVVIIGAGPSGIATAIQLKRYEIEPILLEKDEIGGLLRNANLVENYPGFPEGIPGQELVKLFRKQLENAGIKVHFEEVLELDYMNKVFFVRTDKRTIISRIVVIASGTESLRLSVPKIPEELKNRVFYEIHSMAEAINKKIAIIGGGDGAFDYALTLSQRNEVIILNKNNKARCIPALWNRCMKTENISYLDSINVEEIKDVENGLLIICNHYGNWKKEQIYVDYLVISIGRRPHLDFLSINLKKKFEKLIKVKMLFMVGDVKNEVYRQTAICVGDGVKSAMEIHKKIIGENS